The Microlunatus antarcticus genome window below encodes:
- the gcvH gene encoding glycine cleavage system protein GcvH codes for MPDYPEDLKYSVDHEWVRQGNELTVRVGVTAYATEQLGDIVYVSLPAVGDSVDSGDACGELESTKSVSDVLSPVAGTVSAINPLLEGSPETVNGDPYGDGWLFELEIDKDTDLDDLLDADAYAESVAS; via the coding sequence GTGCCCGACTACCCCGAAGACCTCAAGTACTCCGTCGACCACGAGTGGGTCCGGCAGGGCAACGAGCTCACCGTCCGCGTGGGCGTGACCGCGTACGCGACCGAGCAGCTCGGCGACATCGTCTACGTCTCCCTGCCGGCGGTGGGCGACAGCGTCGACTCCGGTGACGCCTGCGGCGAGCTCGAGTCGACCAAGAGCGTGTCCGACGTCCTCAGCCCTGTCGCCGGCACGGTCAGCGCGATCAACCCGCTGCTCGAGGGCAGCCCGGAGACCGTCAACGGCGACCCGTACGGCGACGGCTGGCTCTTCGAGCTCGAGATCGACAAGGACACCGACCTCGACGACCTGCTCGACGCGGACGCGTACGCCGAGTCCGTGGCCTCGTGA
- a CDS encoding FHA domain-containing protein — MPFCTNCGHDNPDGANFCAQCGAPLTAAPPQPTTSRPSSGDTTRTIPAVVDEPTGDLSAVDEAAVHALPQGSALLIVQRGPNAGSRFLLDHDETVAGRHVDSDIFLDDISVSRRHVEFRRTVDGVRVKDLGSLNGTYVNRELVDEALLAPEDEVQIGKFRLVYYASAKDADR, encoded by the coding sequence ATGCCCTTCTGCACCAACTGCGGTCACGACAACCCGGACGGGGCGAACTTCTGCGCCCAGTGCGGTGCGCCGCTGACCGCTGCGCCGCCGCAGCCGACCACGTCCCGGCCGTCCTCGGGCGACACCACCCGGACCATCCCCGCGGTCGTCGACGAGCCGACCGGGGACCTGAGCGCCGTCGACGAGGCGGCCGTGCACGCGCTGCCCCAGGGCTCGGCGCTGCTCATCGTGCAGCGCGGGCCCAACGCGGGCAGCCGCTTCCTGCTCGACCACGACGAGACCGTCGCCGGGCGCCACGTGGACTCCGACATCTTCCTCGACGACATCTCCGTGTCGCGGCGCCACGTGGAGTTCCGCCGCACGGTCGACGGGGTGCGGGTCAAGGACCTCGGCAGCCTGAACGGGACCTACGTCAACCGCGAGCTCGTCGACGAGGCGCTGCTGGCGCCCGAGGACGAGGTCCAGATCGGCAAGTTCCGGCTCGTGTACTACGCCAGCGCCAAGGACGCGGACCGGTGA
- the ftsR gene encoding transcriptional regulator FtsR, whose translation MTAAPEPRRPGSGREVTRSIGQVLTALTQEFPDVSISKIRFLESEGLITPQRAPSGYRRYAEHDVERLRYVLSVQREHYLPLKVIREHLEMMDRGQTPPEPKTLESGSTATSTTSAPVAPTPTAPPAAPKKALRLSRQDLLEASGLSEAGLVELERTGIVVPRRGGSFYGRDALTLAIAARRLGEYGIDGRHLRAFKMSADREVGLVEQAIAPYVRRAGGNTDVSGEVTQLVISFHAALVRTAMER comes from the coding sequence GTGACGGCGGCCCCCGAGCCGCGCCGGCCGGGCAGCGGGCGCGAGGTCACCCGCAGCATCGGCCAGGTCCTCACCGCGCTGACCCAGGAGTTCCCCGACGTCTCGATCTCCAAGATCCGCTTCCTGGAGTCGGAGGGGCTGATCACCCCGCAGCGTGCGCCGTCGGGCTACCGCCGCTACGCCGAGCACGACGTCGAGCGCCTCCGCTACGTGCTGTCCGTGCAGCGGGAGCATTACCTGCCGCTCAAGGTGATCCGCGAGCACCTCGAGATGATGGACCGCGGCCAGACGCCGCCCGAACCCAAGACCCTGGAGTCAGGGTCGACGGCGACCAGCACCACCAGCGCGCCGGTCGCCCCGACCCCGACCGCACCGCCCGCGGCCCCCAAGAAGGCGCTGCGCCTCTCGCGCCAGGACCTGCTCGAGGCCAGCGGGCTGAGCGAGGCCGGGCTGGTCGAGCTCGAGCGCACCGGCATCGTCGTGCCCCGCCGGGGCGGCAGCTTCTACGGCCGCGACGCCCTCACGCTGGCCATCGCGGCCCGGCGGCTGGGGGAGTACGGCATCGACGGCCGGCACCTGCGGGCCTTCAAGATGTCGGCCGACCGCGAGGTTGGCCTCGTCGAGCAGGCGATCGCGCCGTACGTGCGTCGCGCAGGCGGCAACACCGACGTCTCGGGCGAGGTCACCCAGCTCGTCATCAGCTTCCACGCCGCCCTGGTCCGCACCGCGATGGAGCGCTGA
- a CDS encoding bifunctional nuclease family protein produces the protein MRELDVVGVRVEMPSNAPMVLLREVGGSRFLPIWIGANEASAIANAQEGVVPPRPLTHDLMVDVLAGLQHKLTAVRITELEGGTFYAVLVIDETEISARPSDAIALALRVGSDIFCAEDVLDVAGIEMPEAEEDEVEKFREFLDNVDPDDFVTGEEPKA, from the coding sequence ATGCGCGAACTCGATGTGGTCGGCGTGCGGGTCGAGATGCCGTCCAACGCACCGATGGTGCTGCTGCGCGAGGTGGGCGGGAGCAGGTTCCTGCCGATCTGGATCGGGGCGAACGAGGCCTCGGCGATCGCCAACGCCCAGGAGGGCGTCGTGCCGCCCCGGCCCCTCACCCACGACCTCATGGTCGACGTGCTCGCCGGGCTCCAGCACAAGCTGACGGCGGTGCGCATCACCGAGCTCGAGGGCGGCACGTTCTACGCCGTGCTGGTGATCGACGAGACCGAGATCAGCGCCCGGCCCTCCGACGCGATCGCCCTGGCGCTCCGGGTCGGCTCGGACATCTTCTGCGCCGAGGACGTCCTCGACGTGGCCGGGATCGAGATGCCGGAGGCCGAGGAGGACGAGGTGGAGAAGTTCCGCGAGTTCCTCGACAACGTCGACCCGGACGACTTCGTGACCGGCGAGGAGCCGAAGGCCTGA
- a CDS encoding MerR family transcriptional regulator, with product MPASASPDEAVRPEVVDAAQDLLFEGDFSPMPRDLGFRGPVACSAAGITYRQLDYWARTGLVVPEIRGASGSGSQRLYSFRDILILKVIKKLIDAGISLQQIRTAITHLRARGVDDLTQVTLMSDGISVYECTSNDEVIDLLSGGQGVFGIALGGVWRSIEGTLSSLPAERAEPEPEATPNAGDELSLRRRARAAG from the coding sequence CTGCCGGCCTCGGCCAGCCCCGACGAGGCCGTGCGCCCCGAGGTGGTCGACGCCGCCCAGGACCTGCTGTTCGAGGGCGACTTCTCCCCGATGCCGCGCGACCTCGGCTTCCGCGGCCCGGTGGCCTGCAGCGCCGCCGGCATCACCTACCGCCAGCTCGACTACTGGGCGCGTACGGGCCTGGTCGTCCCCGAGATCCGCGGGGCCAGCGGCTCCGGCTCGCAGCGGCTCTACAGCTTTCGCGACATCCTCATCCTCAAGGTCATCAAGAAGCTCATCGACGCGGGCATCTCGCTGCAGCAGATCCGCACCGCGATCACGCACCTCCGGGCCCGCGGCGTCGACGACCTGACGCAGGTGACCCTGATGAGCGACGGCATCTCGGTCTACGAGTGCACGAGCAACGACGAGGTCATCGACCTGCTCAGCGGTGGGCAGGGCGTGTTCGGCATCGCCCTCGGCGGCGTCTGGCGCTCCATCGAGGGCACGCTGTCCTCGCTGCCCGCCGAGCGCGCCGAGCCCGAGCCCGAGGCGACCCCGAACGCGGGCGACGAGCTCTCGCTGCGCCGCCGCGCCCGCGCCGCCGGCTGA
- the gcvP gene encoding aminomethyl-transferring glycine dehydrogenase — MAQPAATASSAPTVFADRHIGPRADERDKMLATLGLGSLEDLVAQALPAGIRMREPLNLPPALSETEALTALRGLAARNNPRRAMIGQGYHGTVTPSVIRRNVLEDPAWYTAYTPYQPEISQGRLEALLNFQTMVSDLTGLPTAGASLLDEATAVAEAMTVARRSTKTGRVLLLDAASLPQTIGVVRTRAEPLGIEVQLADDLTAALRETDAFAVVVQTPAADGRLAPTEELAALAALAHEQGALVIAACDLLALTLVTPPGEWGADIAVGSSQRFGVPLFYGGPHAAFMSVRAGLERTLPGRLVGVSRDVHGTAAFRLALQTREQHIRREKATSNICTAQVLLAVAASMYAVYHGPEGLRTIAERVHADTTALAADLAAAKLAPDHATFFDTLTVAVPGEAAEVVERARRGGVHLRLIDAGRVGISVGEDTTPADLDAVRAAFGIDHGSTDGTAHGDLGAYGDLSASARTTSYLQHPVFRTHHSETAMLRYLRALSDRDFALDRGMIPLGSCTMKLNATTEMEPISYDGFANLHPLAPAEDAEGYAELVGTLEGWLAEVTGYARVSIQPNAGSQGELAGLLAIRAYHESRGDTDRRVCLIPSSAHGTNAASAVMAGMKVVVVKATDDGSVDLDDLRAKIELHADALAAIMVTYPSTHGVFEETITDLCALVHDAGGQVYVDGANLNALLGLAQPGRFGADVSHLNLHKTFCIPHGGGGPGVGPVAVGAHLAPFVPGDPRTGRVGNGVGPVSGAPFGSAGILPISWAYIAMMGPDGLTSATEHALLAANYVAARLGAAYPVLYAGRDGRVAHECILDLRPLTKSSGVTVDDVAKRLVDFGFHAPTMSFPVAGTLMVEPTESENLGEIDRFCDAMLAIRDEIARVEAGEWPADDNPLVNAPHTQGAVMVDEWEHPYPRRLGAFPAGLHAGPIYATGSDKYWPPVGRIDGGFGDRNLVCTCPPPESFED, encoded by the coding sequence ATGGCCCAGCCCGCAGCAACCGCCAGCAGCGCACCCACCGTCTTCGCCGACCGGCACATCGGTCCGCGCGCCGACGAGCGCGACAAGATGCTCGCCACCCTCGGCCTCGGCTCGCTCGAGGACCTGGTCGCGCAGGCCCTGCCGGCCGGGATCCGGATGCGTGAGCCCCTGAACCTGCCGCCGGCGCTGTCGGAGACCGAGGCCCTGACCGCGCTCCGCGGCCTCGCCGCCCGGAACAACCCCCGCCGGGCCATGATCGGCCAGGGCTACCACGGCACCGTCACCCCGTCGGTGATCCGGCGGAACGTGCTCGAGGACCCGGCCTGGTACACCGCCTACACGCCCTACCAGCCCGAGATCAGCCAGGGCCGGCTCGAGGCGCTGCTGAACTTCCAGACCATGGTGAGCGACCTCACCGGCCTGCCGACCGCGGGCGCCAGCCTGCTGGACGAGGCCACCGCGGTCGCCGAGGCGATGACCGTCGCCCGCCGCTCCACCAAGACGGGCCGCGTCCTGCTCCTCGACGCCGCGAGCCTGCCGCAGACCATCGGGGTGGTCCGCACCCGGGCCGAGCCGCTCGGCATCGAGGTCCAGCTCGCCGACGACCTGACCGCCGCCCTGCGCGAGACCGACGCGTTCGCCGTCGTCGTGCAGACGCCCGCCGCCGACGGCCGCCTCGCGCCCACCGAGGAGCTGGCCGCGCTCGCCGCCCTGGCCCACGAGCAGGGCGCCCTGGTCATCGCCGCCTGCGACCTGCTCGCCCTCACCCTCGTCACGCCGCCGGGGGAGTGGGGCGCCGACATCGCGGTCGGCTCGAGCCAGCGCTTCGGCGTCCCGCTCTTCTACGGCGGCCCGCACGCCGCCTTCATGTCGGTGCGCGCCGGGCTCGAGCGCACCCTGCCCGGGCGCCTGGTCGGCGTCTCGCGCGACGTCCACGGGACGGCTGCCTTCCGGCTCGCCCTGCAGACCCGCGAGCAGCACATCCGCCGCGAGAAGGCCACGTCCAACATCTGCACCGCGCAGGTCCTGCTCGCCGTCGCGGCCAGCATGTACGCCGTCTACCACGGCCCCGAGGGGCTCCGGACGATCGCGGAGCGGGTCCACGCCGACACGACGGCGCTGGCCGCCGACCTCGCCGCGGCCAAGCTGGCCCCCGATCACGCGACGTTCTTCGACACCCTGACCGTGGCCGTCCCCGGCGAGGCCGCCGAGGTCGTCGAGCGCGCCCGCCGCGGCGGCGTCCACCTCCGGCTGATCGACGCCGGCCGGGTCGGGATCTCGGTCGGGGAGGACACCACGCCGGCCGACCTCGACGCGGTCCGCGCGGCGTTCGGCATCGACCACGGGAGCACCGACGGCACGGCCCACGGCGACCTGGGCGCGTACGGCGACCTCTCCGCCAGCGCGCGGACGACGTCGTACCTGCAGCACCCCGTGTTCCGTACGCACCACAGCGAAACGGCGATGCTGCGCTACCTGCGTGCGCTGTCGGACCGCGACTTCGCGCTCGACCGCGGCATGATCCCGCTCGGCTCCTGCACGATGAAGCTCAACGCGACGACGGAGATGGAGCCGATCTCGTACGACGGCTTCGCCAACCTGCACCCGCTGGCCCCGGCCGAGGACGCCGAGGGCTACGCCGAGCTCGTCGGCACCCTCGAGGGCTGGCTGGCCGAGGTGACCGGCTACGCGCGGGTCTCGATCCAGCCGAACGCCGGCAGCCAGGGCGAGCTCGCGGGGCTGCTGGCCATCCGGGCCTACCACGAGTCCCGCGGCGACACCGACCGCCGCGTGTGCCTCATCCCGTCCTCGGCCCACGGCACCAACGCCGCCTCCGCCGTCATGGCCGGCATGAAAGTCGTCGTGGTCAAGGCGACCGACGACGGCTCGGTCGACCTCGACGACCTGCGGGCCAAGATCGAGCTCCACGCCGACGCGCTCGCCGCGATCATGGTCACCTACCCCTCGACCCACGGGGTGTTCGAGGAGACGATCACCGACCTCTGCGCGCTGGTGCACGACGCGGGCGGTCAGGTCTACGTGGACGGGGCCAACCTCAACGCGCTGCTCGGGCTCGCTCAGCCGGGCCGCTTCGGGGCGGACGTCAGCCACCTCAACCTTCACAAGACGTTCTGCATCCCGCACGGCGGCGGCGGTCCCGGGGTGGGCCCGGTCGCGGTCGGCGCGCACCTCGCGCCCTTCGTGCCCGGCGACCCTCGGACGGGACGCGTCGGGAACGGCGTCGGTCCGGTCTCGGGCGCGCCCTTCGGCTCGGCCGGCATCCTGCCGATCAGCTGGGCCTACATCGCGATGATGGGCCCGGACGGGCTGACGTCGGCGACCGAGCACGCGCTGCTCGCCGCCAACTACGTCGCCGCCCGACTCGGTGCGGCCTACCCGGTGCTCTACGCGGGGCGCGACGGCCGGGTCGCCCATGAGTGCATCCTCGACCTGCGGCCCCTCACGAAGTCGAGCGGCGTGACCGTCGACGACGTGGCCAAGCGGCTCGTCGACTTCGGCTTCCACGCCCCGACCATGAGCTTCCCGGTCGCCGGCACCCTCATGGTCGAGCCGACGGAGTCGGAGAACCTGGGCGAGATCGACCGCTTCTGCGACGCCATGCTCGCGATCCGCGACGAGATCGCGCGCGTCGAGGCCGGCGAGTGGCCCGCGGACGACAACCCGCTGGTCAACGCCCCGCATACGCAGGGCGCGGTCATGGTCGACGAGTGGGAGCACCCGTACCCGCGCCGCCTCGGCGCCTTCCCGGCCGGCCTGCACGCCGGCCCGATCTACGCCACCGGCAGCGACAAGTACTGGCCGCCGGTCGGCCGGATCGACGGTGGCTTCGGCGACCGGAACCTGGTCTGCACCTGCCCGCCGCCGGAGTCGTTCGAGGACTGA
- a CDS encoding alpha/beta hydrolase family protein — protein sequence MHERVTFPSTSGPRLAGVVDLPEGPVRGWAVLSHGFTLGKDSPAASRIAKQLARDGVGVLRFDNLGLGDSEGDWGDGSFSRKVEDTAQAVRFMEDAGRPVRLLVGHSFGGAAAIAAAHLTDGVRAVASIGAPYEPKHVEHNYDALLERIEAEGEAPFLAGGKALTLRRHFIHDVRTTDLRDRIRTLHRALLVMHSPTDNTVGVRNASLIFQTARHPRSFVALEGADHLLTGKGQAARAARIISAWADPYLT from the coding sequence ATGCACGAGCGTGTGACGTTCCCGAGCACCAGCGGACCGAGGCTGGCGGGCGTCGTCGACCTGCCCGAGGGGCCGGTCCGGGGCTGGGCGGTGCTGTCGCACGGCTTCACGCTCGGCAAGGACTCGCCGGCCGCCAGCCGGATCGCCAAGCAGCTGGCCCGCGACGGCGTCGGGGTGCTGCGCTTCGACAACCTCGGGCTCGGCGACTCCGAGGGCGACTGGGGCGACGGCTCGTTCTCCCGCAAGGTCGAGGACACCGCACAGGCCGTGCGCTTCATGGAGGACGCAGGCCGGCCCGTACGGCTGCTCGTCGGCCACTCGTTCGGCGGGGCGGCCGCCATCGCCGCTGCCCACCTGACCGACGGGGTCCGCGCGGTCGCCAGCATCGGGGCGCCGTACGAGCCGAAGCACGTCGAGCACAACTACGACGCGCTGCTCGAGCGGATCGAGGCGGAGGGCGAGGCGCCGTTCCTCGCCGGCGGCAAGGCGCTGACGCTGCGGCGTCACTTCATCCACGACGTGCGCACGACCGACCTGCGCGACCGCATCCGCACCCTGCACCGGGCACTGCTGGTCATGCACTCCCCCACCGACAACACGGTCGGAGTGCGCAACGCGAGCCTGATCTTCCAGACCGCGCGGCACCCGCGCAGCTTCGTCGCGCTGGAGGGGGCCGACCACCTGCTCACCGGCAAGGGCCAGGCGGCCCGCGCCGCCCGCATCATCAGCGCCTGGGCCGACCCCTACCTGACCTGA
- a CDS encoding transglycosylase domain-containing protein: MTPPTLAAARRPRSLLKVGGLFVVVSVVCGLLVTAATLPFVGGAAWGAKAARDGMSSLPLAFATPAQAQRSTVLDGDGKVLAYFYDQNRTYVDLADIAPVMRTAIVSIEDHRFYEHGPLDAQGTLRAFVKNFFAGGVTQGGSTLTQQYVKQVQVNAAALSGNEAAVEAATDSSYQRKLRELRYAVSVENTMSKDQILERYLNIAYFGDGAYGIEAASEHYFGTTAKKLTLPQAAMLAGLVQNPASFDPVTHPGAGIERRNVVLDRMGELGTASTAAVAKAKKTKFSNGDVENMSSGCQSSDLPFICDYVKRSVLQMSSLGKTTADREKLLMQGGLTIRTGIDPDIQENVQEKVSDAVGAKDPVISVMDMVEPGTGKIVAMAQSRPVMGADAKKGQTYWNYSAPRDLGGNQGFQAGSTFKAFTAAAALENGIPLSKRYDARASMDFSGDRFDSCSGNVPIVGDFPVKNSTGVNGSMDMVRAAEFSVNTYFVQLALDVGMCDVTKMAAKLGAESNTPDAPISSYDDKPSFTLGTAEVSPLSVANAYATFASGGIHCNPVIVSKITDGSGKDRDVPGADCKRVISEDVASAVDSMLSSVVTKGTGARARTADGRPQAGKTGTIDSNAAVWYVGYTPQIAGAAMISIDNERKSPRSLKGYTVASSGLYLEGSGSGDAGRRIWKPVMDKYLKDLPAESFPTPPADLVRGDASDRTTDNRYGQKQRPGGR; this comes from the coding sequence ATGACTCCTCCGACGCTTGCCGCTGCCCGCCGCCCTCGCTCCCTGCTGAAGGTCGGTGGGCTGTTCGTCGTGGTGAGCGTGGTCTGCGGCCTGCTCGTGACCGCCGCGACCCTGCCGTTCGTCGGTGGGGCCGCCTGGGGCGCCAAGGCGGCGCGCGACGGCATGTCCAGCCTGCCGCTGGCCTTCGCCACCCCGGCGCAGGCTCAGCGCTCGACCGTCCTGGACGGCGACGGCAAGGTCCTCGCCTACTTCTACGACCAGAACCGCACCTACGTGGACCTGGCCGACATCGCCCCGGTGATGCGGACGGCGATCGTCTCGATCGAGGACCACCGCTTCTACGAGCACGGTCCGCTCGACGCCCAGGGCACGCTGCGCGCGTTCGTCAAGAACTTCTTCGCCGGCGGCGTCACGCAGGGCGGGTCGACCCTCACCCAGCAGTACGTGAAGCAGGTCCAGGTCAACGCGGCGGCGTTGAGCGGGAACGAGGCCGCCGTCGAGGCCGCCACGGACAGCAGCTACCAGCGCAAGCTCCGCGAGCTCCGCTACGCCGTCTCGGTCGAGAACACGATGAGCAAGGACCAGATCCTCGAGCGCTACCTCAACATCGCCTACTTCGGCGACGGGGCGTACGGCATCGAGGCCGCCTCGGAGCACTACTTCGGCACCACCGCCAAGAAGCTGACGCTGCCGCAGGCCGCGATGCTGGCCGGGCTGGTCCAGAACCCCGCCAGCTTCGACCCCGTGACCCACCCGGGCGCCGGCATCGAGCGGCGCAACGTCGTCCTCGACCGCATGGGCGAGCTCGGGACGGCGAGCACGGCCGCCGTGGCGAAGGCCAAGAAGACGAAGTTCTCGAACGGTGACGTCGAGAACATGTCCAGCGGTTGCCAGAGCAGCGACCTGCCCTTCATCTGCGACTACGTCAAGCGCTCGGTGCTGCAGATGTCGAGCCTGGGCAAGACCACGGCGGACCGCGAGAAGCTGCTCATGCAGGGCGGCCTCACGATCCGGACGGGCATCGACCCCGACATCCAGGAGAACGTGCAGGAGAAGGTCAGCGACGCCGTCGGCGCCAAGGACCCGGTCATCTCGGTCATGGACATGGTCGAGCCCGGCACCGGCAAGATCGTGGCGATGGCGCAGAGCCGACCGGTGATGGGTGCGGACGCCAAGAAGGGCCAGACCTACTGGAACTACTCGGCTCCGCGCGACCTCGGCGGCAACCAGGGCTTCCAGGCCGGGTCGACGTTCAAGGCCTTCACCGCGGCCGCGGCGCTCGAGAACGGCATCCCGCTCTCCAAGCGCTACGACGCCCGCGCCTCGATGGACTTCTCCGGGGACCGGTTCGACAGCTGCAGCGGGAACGTGCCGATCGTGGGCGACTTCCCGGTCAAGAACTCGACCGGCGTCAACGGCTCCATGGACATGGTCCGCGCCGCCGAGTTCTCGGTGAACACCTACTTCGTGCAGCTCGCGCTCGACGTCGGCATGTGCGACGTGACCAAGATGGCCGCGAAGCTGGGTGCGGAGTCCAACACCCCGGACGCCCCGATCAGCTCGTACGACGACAAGCCCTCGTTCACGCTCGGCACGGCCGAGGTCAGCCCACTGTCGGTGGCCAACGCGTACGCGACCTTCGCCTCCGGCGGCATCCACTGCAACCCGGTGATCGTCTCCAAGATCACCGACGGCAGCGGCAAGGACCGCGACGTCCCCGGGGCCGACTGCAAGCGGGTGATCTCCGAGGACGTGGCCAGCGCGGTGGACTCCATGCTCTCCAGCGTCGTCACCAAGGGGACCGGCGCCCGGGCCCGGACGGCCGACGGTCGTCCGCAGGCCGGCAAGACCGGCACGATCGACAGCAACGCCGCCGTCTGGTACGTCGGCTACACGCCGCAGATCGCCGGTGCGGCCATGATCAGCATCGACAACGAGCGCAAGTCGCCGCGCAGCCTGAAGGGCTACACCGTCGCGTCGTCGGGCCTCTACCTGGAGGGGTCCGGCAGCGGTGACGCCGGCCGGCGGATCTGGAAGCCGGTGATGGACAAGTACCTCAAGGACCTCCCGGCCGAGAGCTTCCCGACCCCGCCGGCCGACCTCGTCCGCGGCGACGCGAGCGACCGGACGACCGACAACCGGTACGGCCAGAAGCAGCGTCCCGGCGGTCGCTGA